The nucleotide sequence AATGACAAAAAAGAAGATATTACGCTTTCTCTATACCCTATTGACGAGTTAAATTCAGAGCATCAAACCTCTCTCCCTAATCAAGACGGTTATCAGATTTTAGACAATAATATTGGCTACATACTTCCCTCAAGTTGTAGTGCCGAAAACAGAGATGAAGGACTCAAGAAAATTTTCAACAATACAAAAGGCATCATTATAGATATGCGTTGTTACCCTGGAGATTACATTTCATTTCCATTCCTTAGACATTTGTCAATCCTAAAACTCAATCATTCTTTAATAACTGCAGGTGATGTTTCTTATCCCGGCTATCATTATTTTATCAATTGGGAATACAACAATCAGAACTTCGACTACACAAATACTTATGAACACAAAATTGTAGTTATTGTAAATGAAGAAACACAAAGTCAGGCCGAAGACAATGTTTTAGGATTTCAACTACTACCACAAACTATTGCTATAGGCAGCCCCACCGCAGGAGCCAACGGTGCCGTATCTCGTATTCCTCTTCTCGGAGGACTACAAACAAGAATTACAGGTTTAGGTGTATATTATCCCGATGGCAGTAATCTGCAACGATGCGGCGTAAAGATAGACGAATTTATCGAACCTACAATAGAAGAAAATCGAGCTGAACGCGACGAAGTATTGGAGCGAGCAATAGAAATCATAAAGAACTAAAGCCTTTTACGCTTTTTATGTTTCTCAGCCAAGGTGCTATCACATTTTCTACTTCAAATTCATTTTTGAATCATCTAATTTCAAAAATATGAACAACAAGATAGTGAATGCCCACAGAGAAGAACCGCCATAACTAAAAAACGGAAGAGGGATTCCTATTACCGGCGTAATACCGATAACCATTCCAACATTTACAAAGAGATGGAAAAATATTATTGAAGCCACACTATATCCGTAGACTCTATTAAAGACACTCCTTTGTTTTTCTGCAAGATATATCAACCGAAGTATCAATACAAGAAATAATATTATTACTATGCTTGAGCCTACAAAACCCTGCTCTTCTCCTATTGTGCAAAATATAAAATCTGTATCTTGCTCTGGAACATATTTTAATTTGGTTTGAGTTCCGTTGAGATGTCCTTTTCCCAATACTCCCCCCGACCCTATAGCTATCTTAGATTGATTAACATTATACCCCGCCCCTATTGGATCATCTACTATACCCAATGACACTTGTATGCGTATACGCTGGTGAGGCTGTAAAACTTCTTCGAAAACATAATTTACAGAAAAGAAAAAGGCTATAGAAGATATTGCAAAAATCACAGCCCATAGATAAGTAGACGCCCTATAAAGTAAATACAAATAAAGCAAATAGACAGCAAATACTGCTATCACAATACCCAATGCCCAACAAATATTAAACGGATATACAATATAAAGTATAGACGATATTACAGTCGCCAAAAATATTACTAACAACAAATTCTTAATATGATGCCTTCCTTTGGGATAAGCATATAGTATGCAAAGCATCAACACTATAATAAGACTAAATACAAGAAACATTCCCATAGGTGTATGTTCCGTTATATTAGTTTCTCCAAAACGAACTCCAAGCACAAAAAACAAAACGGCTGCAAAACCCGCAAACAATATTCCTCCTGGCATTCCTTCTCTATAAAGAACAACAAAGAGTGCCATAAAGACAAGTGCCGAGCCTGTTTCTTTTTGTAAAAGAATCAGAATCATCGGAAGAAAGACAACCGCAAATATCAATACTGTTCGCCAAAAATTACTAATATCGAATTTATACACACTAAGTATTCTTGCCAAAAGCAAAGCGGTAGCAAACTTAGAAAACTCAGCAGGCTGAACCTGCAAAACCCCAGGCACTATAACCAACCACGAGCGAGATCCTTTTATTTCTGGTGCAAAAACAATAGTAAACATTAATAAGGCTACTATGATAGCATATATCCAAATAGAAAATAATTCATACCAATCTCTGTCTATCAATAGTAGAACAAAGCCTAACACCAAAGAGGTTCCTATCCATATTAATTGCATACCAGCACGAGTAGATAAGTCGAACATTCCCGCATTATCAAAGTTATACGATGATGCATAAATACTAAACCACCCTGCCATTACCATTACGGCATACAACAGAATTGTAAACCAATCAACAGTATTCCAGACACTAATTTTTCTTTGGTACATTTCTTAATATTACAGCTTTTTTCATATTATTCTCTATCCACTTATCTTGCTCTGGAATTTCTCCTTTTAGATATTTTTGTATCATAAGTCGTCCCATCGGCACAGCATAATTAGCTCCATATCCTCCATTCTCAACAAAAATAAGCACTGCCACTTTTGGATCTTCCATAGGTGCATAAGCCATAAAGATAGAGTGGTCTTTACCGCTATTCTCTGCCGTCCCCGTTTTACCGCAAACTGCAACATCTGGAATATTAGCCCCCTTACAAGTTCCTCCCGTAACCGCTCCACGCATTCCTTCCGCTACCGTTTGGTAATGCTTTGCATCAATCCCAGTATAACGAGGTGCAGTATATTTTTCATCAAGCGGAGTATCTTTTATTCCTTTTACAACGTGAGGCGTATAAAAATAACCTTTATTGGCTATAGTAGCAGCAAGATTACAAATCTGAATAGGCGAAAGAGCAACCTCTCCTTGTCCGATAGCAATAGAAATAATTGTCATAGCTTTCCACCAAGCCTTACCCTTTGCATCGCTATATCGTTTATCATAATATGCTGCATTAGGAATCATTCCTCTTTTTTCGTCTGCAAGATCTACTCCCAGCGCATAACCAAAACCTTGATTTACCATATAGTCTCGCCAAGTATTCATTGCGTTTTGTATACTTCCATACTTATTATTTTCAAGCATAGCGCGTAATCCCCAGCAAAAGTAAGCATTACAACTTGTTGCCAGAGCAGGAATCAGAGGAATATGAGATGGGTGAGCGTGACATTTCGGACGACCTCCCCCTAAAGGGAATCCTCCAAAACAACTATAAACTGTATTCGAGGTAATTATATTTTCTTGTAGAAAGGTTAATGCTTGAGCCGTTTTGAATGTTGAACCTGGCGGATAAGTATATAGCGACCTATTAATCAATGGTTCGTAAGGATCTTTTGCTAACTCCATAAACGACGAACTAAACTGTTTTCCAACCAAAGACGAAGGGTCATACGTGGGAGACGAAACCATACATAGTATCTCTCCTGTTTTGGGTTCTATCATAACTATAGTTCCTAACTTATTCCGCATAAGTTCTTCGCCATAAGCTTGCAAGTCTATATCTATCGAAAGAGTTAAATCTTTACCCGACACAGGCGCTATATCGTGAATACCATCTTCATACTTTCCTTTTATTCTACCGTGAGCATCTCTAAGAAGAATCTCCACTCCTTTTTCTCCTCTAAGATATTGTTCGTAAGAACGTTCCACTCCTGTTTTCCCTATATAATCGCCTCGCAAATAATAACTATCAGAAGCCATATTTTTCTTATCTACTTCAGCAACATAACCTAATACGTGAGCCGCATTAGGATGACTATACTCTCTTACGGTTCGGTTTCGTATATAAAATCCAGGAAACTTGTATAATGATTCTTGTAAAACTCCATATTCTCTATTGCCTAATTGCGTTAAAAACACTTGTGGAGTATATGAAGAATAACCAGGGTTAAGTTTGCGGTTTTTTATATCCGCCATTCGTTTACGAAAGGTTTCTATATCTATATCCGCAGCTTTACAGAAAGCCAATGTATCTAACTTTTGAGTCTCTCGAACAACAACCATAACTTCATAAGAGGGCTGATTGTAAACAAGAAGTTCGCCATTTCTATCATACATTACCCCTCGCGAAGGGTATTGTGTCTTCTTAAAGAAAGCATTACTATCTGCCCAGTCTTTATAATCGGGACTAAGCACTTGCAATCTAAACAACTGTATTAAATAAATCAATACAATTAAACAAATAAAGGCAATTATTAAAGCCGTTCGATACCCTGAATTAAACCTTTTATTACTCACCTTTTAGAAACTTCTGTATTTATACTTTCAAAAGCAAAGATAATAGTCATTGTAAGTATAAAGCTACCAACAAGACTAAAGATTATTCTCAATAAGTCGAATGCAGAAAAAGCTTCAACTGTGAATAAGACTAAATGATGCAAAAAGACAAGACAACTGGCATATCGCAGAAACAAACTTTTACCAAAAGTTGCAAATCCTGGAGTTGCCGACTCAAAAACATCTCGCGTGGTAGATAGTTTTAATAAATAAAACCTTGAAAAGCCAGCAATAATTGATGCCAAAATATTAATCCCTAAGGAATAGTTAAACAAATCAATTACCATTCCCATAATAAAGGAAAGAAATAACACCAAGTTTTTATTTGTATCTATAGGAAGCTTAATTAAAAAGTATATATATATATAAGGTGTGGCATACCCTAATATATGTATTCTATCACATATCCATACTTGTAAAAAGACAAGTAAAAAAAACATCAATAACAGTCTTAACCAAGTTACTTTCATTTCAATTATTTATATCTTTCAGCAGTTCCACTTGTTCTTCTCTCCAATAATTATCTATAACAAGCACATTGCTAAGTGCACTAAAATCAGTAAATAGTTTAATTTTAGCCCTGTTATAATTATCGTCTTTTTGCTTATACACTCCTTCTATTACTCCCACAGGCAATCCCTCAGGAAAGAATGCAGAGTATCCACTTGTTATTATTGTATCTCCGCTCAGCAATTCGGCGTGACGAGGAAGGTTTTCTAAATAAGTATATTGATAATCTTTACTATCCCATACCAATGGACCAAAGTAGTTTTTGTCTTTAATCTTACAGCTCAATTGAAATTTTGAATTAAGCACCGAGATTGCCAAAGAGTAGTTATCCGAAACATTCATTATTACGCCTACAATACCTCGTGGCGACACAACCCCCATATCTTGTTTTATTCCACTTTTAGACCCTTTGTTTATTAACACATAGTTTTCAGACTTTGTGTAAGTATTATATGTAACTCTTCCTGGTATAAAATCAACAGATGGGTTTAGCTGCAAATTTCGAGCATCGGCATACGAATCCCCTAAGAGTTCCAATCTGTTTTTATACGAGCAAACCGACTCCTCGAGCTGTGATATTCGCTCTAATAAGTCGGCATTTGCATCTCTTAATCCTATATAAGATTTTATATTACTTGTTACAGAATAAACTCGTCCTGCTATTTCGTTGACTACATATAGATATTTACTTCTTTGAAACTGATTATTACTAACAATCAGTAACCCCGAAATGATTATCAATAAAATAAAGTGAAGCCAATAAATATTCTTTTGAATAAAATTTAATAACTCTCTCAATTATCTAAGTAAGAATTTAAATTTATTTACATTTTTAAGAGCAATACCAGTTCCTTTAGCTACTGCAAGCAGAGGGTCGGGAGCTATATGACAAGGGATATTTACCATTTCCTGTATACGCTTATCCAAACCTTTAAGAAGAGCACCACCTCCTGCAAGATAAATTCCGTTACGAACTATATCTGCATAAAGTTCGGGAGGAGTATTTTCAAGAGCGTTAAGCACAGCCATTTCTATTTTAGATATAGATTTATCTAAGCAATGAGCCATTTCTTGGTAAGATACAGGAACTTCCATTGGCAAAGACGTCATACGATTAGGACCTACAACTATAAAATCTTCCGGAGGATCTTCAAGCTTCATTAAAGCCGAGCCTACATTCATTTTTATACGTTCAGCCATCTTCTCTCCCACTTTCATATTATGCTGACGTCCCATATACTCTACAATATCTTGGTTAAAGTCATCACCAGCAATACGGATAGATTTGTTCGCAACGATACCGCCAAGAGATATAATAGCAATTTCGGTTGTACCTCCACCTATATCAACAATCATATTACCTTCAGGAGCTTCAACATCAAGACCAATACCAACTGCTGCTGCCATTGGCTCATAGATAAGATAAACATCTCTACCTCCTGCTCGTTCTGCCGATTCTTTTACTGCGCGCATCTCCACTTCGGTACTACCCGATGGAATACAAACCACAACTCTTAATGAAGAAGGGAATAACCTCTTCTTATTGTCTATCATACTAATCATACCGCGAATCATAAGTTCTGCGGCAGCAAAATCTGCAATAACTCCATCTCTAAGAGGTCTCACGGTTTTTATTCCATCGTGAGTTTTATCTTGCATCATCTTTGCTTGCTTCCCAATGGCTATAAGCTTATCGGTACGACTATCCATTGCAACAACCGAAGGCTCGTCTACCACTACCTTACCATTCTTTATGATAATGGTATTGGCCGTACCTAAGTCCATTGCCAGTTCTTGTGTTAATGAAAATAATCCCATTTTCTTTTTTAATGTTTAAAGTGACGAATACCCGTCATTACCATTGCCATATTATTATCGTTGCAATATTCAACCGAAAGATTGTCTTTTATAGAACCTCCAGGCTGAATTACCGAAGTTATCCCTTCTTTGTGTGCTATCTCAACACAGTCTGGGAAAGGGAAAAATGCATCAGAAGCCATAACAGCTCCATTCAAGTCGAAACCAAATTCTTTAGCTTTCGCTATAGCTTGCTTAAGTGCATCAACACGAGAAGTTTGTCCTACTCCGCTTGCACACAACTGTCCGTTTTTCGCCAAGATTATAGCGTTAGACTTAGTGTTCTTAACTAATTTATTAGCAAATAATAAATCTTTAATTTCTTGAGCCGTAGGAGTCTTATTTGTAACAACTTTCAAATCTGCCTCTGTTTGTATGCTAATATCTTTATCTTGAGCTAAAACTCCATTAAGAAGAGAGCGATACTGCAGCCCTGCACCTGTTGTTTGTTTTTGAATAAGTATGATTCTGTTTTTCTTTTGTTTCAATACTTCTAAAGCATCAGTATCATAAGAAGGTGCTATTATTATCTCGAAGAATATTTTATTAATTTCTTCAGCTGCATCTTTGTCTATATTTGCGTTAGATATTAAAACGCCACCAAAAGCAGAAACAGGATCTGCCTCTAATGCTGCATCCCAAGCTTCTTTTACAGTATTACGCGAAGCTATACCACAAGCGTTGTTGTGTTTCAAAACGGCAAATGTTAATTCATCAAACTCAGAAATCAAATCAACAGCCGCATTTACATCAAGCAAGTTATTGTATGATATTTCTTTTCCGTGTATTTGCTCAAAAAACTCGTCAAACTCTCCGAAGAACATTCCTTTTTGGTGAGGGTTTTCTCCGTAACGCAAAGGCATTTTTGTATCTACTGCTTCGCGGAAGTAGCTTCCTTCGTTGTTGTCGAAGTAATTAAAGATAGCGGTATCGTATCCCGATGACACGGCGAACGCTTCTTTAGCAAACCATTTTCTATCTTCTAATGTAGACATTGCACCTTGCTCGCCCAACATCTTATCTAATGCCTTATATTGATTTTTAGATGCAACAATTACAACATCTTTGAAATTCTTTGCCGCTGCTCTAATTAAAGAGATGCCGCCTATATCTATCTTCTCTATTATTGCTTGTTCGTCGGCACCCGATGCTAATGTTTCTTTGAAAGGATATAAATCTACGATAACAAGATCAATCTCAGGTATTTCGTATTCCTTAATTTGAGACTGGTCTCCTTCGTTTTCTCTGCGATTTAATATACCGCCAAATACTTTAGGGTGAAGAGTTTTAACTCTCCCTCCAAGGATAGAAGGATAGCCTGTCAGCCCTTCTACAGAGAGGCAAGGCATACCCAACGACTCTATAAAAGATTGAGTACCACCTGTTGAATAAAACTCTACTCCATCTTTATGAAGTTTATTTAATATTTCGTCTAATCCATCTTTATGAAATACCGAAACAAGCGCATTTTTTATTTTTCTTTCTGAAGACATTGTACTTATTTTACCTGATTTTTATAATGAGTACAAATTTAGTGATTTTGTTTCAAAGTCTCTATATAATAGATGTAAATATTTTTAAATACAACTTTAACCCTATTTTCGAATCTTTAACTACCTGTTATATCCTTCTCTGTTAACCTCTTCGAACTAACAAAGACTTTATCTGAGTAACTCAGTGCAATAAAAAATAATCTCAGTGTTTTTCCGAGCAAAAGTCGGTGCATTTCATATTAAAAGTCGGTGTAATTCCCTTAAAACACAGCGCAATTTTTCACAAAAAGACAAAAAAAAGACCGCCAAGGATTACCTCCCGACAGTCTTTACAATTATTGCTTATGCAAATATACAAAATAAAAAGGCGTTTGTCAAATGTTAATTAACATCTATTCAGACTTAGCACGTAACTGCCAATAGCGTAGCATCTTCTTGAACCTCCAAAAATATAGATTTAGCCTCTTTTGCTGGTATCAAAATAGTTTCACCTTTGGCTATACTCGCTACACCGTCAAAGCCACGTACCATAGCAGAACCTTTTATGCAAACTATTATAACAAAAGTATCTTCAAACTCTAAGCTTTTTATGGTTCCTTGCTTGTATTCCAACGTAGAGACTTTAAAAAACTCATTATCAAGAACGCACTCTTCCGCTGTTTTTTTAAGCTGTTCTTTCACCCCCGAACACAAACTAAAATCTATTGCATCTTTAGCCTCTTCTGTATGCAGCTTGCGCACATTACCTTCCTTATCTTTTCTATCATAATCATAAATACGATAAGTAATATCAGACGATTGTTGCACTTCCAACAAAAAGTTTCCTGCGCTTATAGAGTGTACTCGCCCTGCTGGTATTGCAAAAACATCACCAACCTCAGTCTGTTCTTTATTCAAGTAATCGGTAAACGTATTGTTTTTTATACTTTCATCATATTGTTCAGGAGTCATTTCTTTAGCAAATCCCGAATAAACAAAAGCGTTTTGGCAGGCTTGCACTACATACCACATCTCTGTTTTACCAAAACAGTTGTGTCTTTCGTTAGCTAATTCATCATCGGGGTGTACTTGTATCGACAAATCTTTATCTGCATCAATAAATTTCACAAGCAAAGGGAATTTTCCTCCAAACTGTTCATACACTTTCTTTCCCAAAAGGTCGGACTTAAATGTATCTATTAATTCGTTTAGAGTTTTACCCTTATACTCTCCTTCGGCCACAATCGACTCATTGTCTGGCATAGCCGAGATTTCCCAACTCTCTCCTATCTTATCAATCTGAATGTCGAGATTCTTAAAGTTAGCAATTTTATTTCCACCCCAAACAATGGGTTTTAATATAGGTTTGAACTTAAAAATATCCATATTGTTTTTGTTAAGAGCTAAATGTTTTAGTTCTTTTTAGCACTATAGCTGTTCTTGCAGGCAAATAAACCTTCAGCCATTCTTTGTTTTCTTTTGCATATAGTTCGTCATACATAGTAAGATGTTCGATTGTTTCGTCTATCATACCAAATCCGCCGAACTTAGGATTATCTGTATTTAATATTGTTTTGTATTTTCCGGGAGGGACTAAAAATCCATATCCTGAGAAAGACTTAGAAGGATTGAAATTAAATATAAATATTAAATCGTTTCTTCTAAAAGCCAATATCTGGTCTCCGTCGTTATCCCAAACTTTTTGTATTTCTGTTTTTTGGAAGTTCTTTGTTCCTCCCACAAGGTGAATCATCTCTTTATCAAATTCACCAAGATATTTGTACTTAAGATCTGGATTATCTACCAAGTTCCACTGACGGCGCGCATACTTATACGACCAACCATTATCTTGTCTTGGGAAATCTATCCATTCTGGGTGCCCAAACTCATTACCCATAAAGTTAAGATAGCCTCCGTTTATAGTAGAAAGAGTTATTAAGCGTATCATTTTATGCAAAGCTATACCTCTATCAACCATAAAGTTTTGATCGTTTACCGACATATGCCAATACATATCCGAATCAATAAGTCTAAAGATGATTGTTTTATCGCCTACTAAAGCTTGATCGTGGCTTTCGGCATAGCTTATTGTTTGTTCGTCGGCTCTTCGATTGGTTGTTTCCCACCATATCCCCGAAGGATGCCAGTCTTGATCTTTCTTTTCTTTTATTGTTTTAATCCAGTAATCTGGAATATTCATAGCCATTCTGTAATCGAAACCATAACCTCCCTTATTTACAGCAACAGCCAAGCCAGGCATTCCGCTAACTTCTTCTGCTATTGTTATAGCATTTTCATTAACTTGATGTATAAGTTTGTTTGCTAAAGTAAGGTAACAGATAGCATCGCCATCTTGATTAAGATTATAATAATCGCCATAGTTACAAAATGCTTCTCCTAATCCGTGACTATTATAAAGCATTGAAGTTACTCCATCGAAGCGAAAGCCATCGAACTTATACTCTTCTAACCAAAACTTACAATTAGAAAGCAAGAAATGGAGAACTTCGCTTTTGCCATAATTAAAGCAAAGAGAATCCCAAGCTGGGTGTTCTCTCCTACTATCTCCGTGAAAGTATTGAATGTAAGAGCCATCAAATCTGCCTAAGCCTTCCATTTCGTTTTTAACAGCGTGAGAATGTACTATATCCATAATAACTGCGATACCCATAGAGTGTGCAGTATCGATAAGTTCTTTAAGCTCTTCAGGCGTTCCGAACCTTGATGAAGCTGCAAAGAAACTCGAAACGTGATAACCAAAAGAACCATAGTAAGGATGTTCTTGTATCGCCATTATCTGAATAGCGTTGTATCCGTCTTCTTTTATTCTGGGAAGAATATTTTCTGTAAATTCCTTATACGTCCCAACCCTTTCTTCCGAAGTAGCCATACCTATATGACATTCGTATATCAGTAAAGGAGCAACATTAGGTTTGAAGTTTTTATTCTTAAACGTATATGGTTTATCGGGATTCCAAGCCTGTGCACTAAATATGTAAGTTTGTTCATCTTGCACCACACGCTTAGCCCAAGCAGGAATGCGTTCGCCCGAACCACCGTCCCAATGTATTTTTAGTTTGTATAAATCTTTATGCTTGATGGCATCTTTAGGTAAATTAATTTCCCAAATACCATTTCCTATATTTGTCAATTTATAATTGTCTTTTTCTTCCCAATTATTAAACTCTCCTATAATATAAATAGAGGTAGCATAAGGAGCCCACTCTCTAAACACCCAACCTTCCTTATTAAGATGAAGTCCGAAGTATAGGT is from Dysgonomonadaceae bacterium PH5-43 and encodes:
- a CDS encoding 1,4-alpha-glucan branching enzyme (product_source=KO:K00700; cath_funfam=2.60.40.1180,3.20.20.80; cog=COG0296; ko=KO:K00700; pfam=PF00128,PF02806,PF02922; superfamily=51011,51445,81296), translating into MKSSLGLIKNDTWLEPYSEAIEGRYRYFKSKEKELTQKGKISLSDFASGYLYFGLHLNKEGWVFREWAPYATSIYIIGEFNNWEEKDNYKLTNIGNGIWEINLPKDAIKHKDLYKLKIHWDGGSGERIPAWAKRVVQDEQTYIFSAQAWNPDKPYTFKNKNFKPNVAPLLIYECHIGMATSEERVGTYKEFTENILPRIKEDGYNAIQIMAIQEHPYYGSFGYHVSSFFAASSRFGTPEELKELIDTAHSMGIAVIMDIVHSHAVKNEMEGLGRFDGSYIQYFHGDSRREHPAWDSLCFNYGKSEVLHFLLSNCKFWLEEYKFDGFRFDGVTSMLYNSHGLGEAFCNYGDYYNLNQDGDAICYLTLANKLIHQVNENAITIAEEVSGMPGLAVAVNKGGYGFDYRMAMNIPDYWIKTIKEKKDQDWHPSGIWWETTNRRADEQTISYAESHDQALVGDKTIIFRLIDSDMYWHMSVNDQNFMVDRGIALHKMIRLITLSTINGGYLNFMGNEFGHPEWIDFPRQDNGWSYKYARRQWNLVDNPDLKYKYLGEFDKEMIHLVGGTKNFQKTEIQKVWDNDGDQILAFRRNDLIFIFNFNPSKSFSGYGFLVPPGKYKTILNTDNPKFGGFGMIDETIEHLTMYDELYAKENKEWLKVYLPARTAIVLKRTKTFSS
- a CDS encoding mannose-6-phosphate isomerase (product_source=KO:K01809; cath_funfam=2.60.120.10; cog=COG1482; ko=KO:K01809; pfam=PF01238; superfamily=51182); this encodes MDIFKFKPILKPIVWGGNKIANFKNLDIQIDKIGESWEISAMPDNESIVAEGEYKGKTLNELIDTFKSDLLGKKVYEQFGGKFPLLVKFIDADKDLSIQVHPDDELANERHNCFGKTEMWYVVQACQNAFVYSGFAKEMTPEQYDESIKNNTFTDYLNKEQTEVGDVFAIPAGRVHSISAGNFLLEVQQSSDITYRIYDYDRKDKEGNVRKLHTEEAKDAIDFSLCSGVKEQLKKTAEECVLDNEFFKVSTLEYKQGTIKSLEFEDTFVIIVCIKGSAMVRGFDGVASIAKGETILIPAKEAKSIFLEVQEDATLLAVTC